A stretch of the Phycodurus eques isolate BA_2022a chromosome 15, UOR_Pequ_1.1, whole genome shotgun sequence genome encodes the following:
- the jmy gene encoding junction-mediating and -regulatory protein: MEDNLESGWVSVRPKAFDEKERHKFAFIVAWNDIEGRLAITCHNRTVQKRTTYLDPLLDWSPVADDGQPGVASKQDGGRLAKVPPKGKVESWDLVSSKVADAEPAEPAEAPLSPAGDTEPGGRQDFSWAGLFSFHELRAAHLQLCAVNAELEPCLPAFPEEPSGVWSLLFGASAAPSERETEALCYQLQVYLGHALDTCGWKIFSRVLFTDSDDTDEYYESLSELRRKGYDDGLDRAKRRLQEVLDKHRGLDSMVELLQVYGEEDEAYGQMLEAATQLYHYLLQPFRDMRELAMLRRQQIKIALETERLGPRRVDGLRREDEERQKKAHAAVLAIQDLTVKFFETTNRAQKALYERMRADQRRLGKSAWAAAVERMERLQYSVSKETLQLMRAKEISLEQRKHGLKEEMRSLQGGEDAMLHLDQLEALYYELQLQLYDIQAEVLRCEELLLTAQLQSLRRQITERQDEVVYYDAFESPDAMKGAEDPAGPPPLPPLRDEEELGVLRQRTRQLEARRGRINTKKVYLKNKKEICVSNHKQKIAERQGVLTSSLQVRETEEEEAERNARVSLERQRTLDRLRSLNQRYPGHVTLKSSRLRLVQTRRRTGQPPCTQAAGVQTDYVISDMPKLSVPPPGDAYESLPATQLHNLDSSSPFLSLPTSVLTLEGAPPPPPPPLPPPPPPVSVEPRLELPRESVPASLPLAPFSPRFFDSSQLLTARKKLRKTSAEDATQWRRASSPMDEVLASLKRGSFHLRKAELRVLGPDPDDDGENILAQIRQGVRLRQVRAPPERPGRTDRFAHSADALTRSIHEALRRIKEASPESESEDEGLPCADWEN; encoded by the exons ATGGAGGACAACTTGGAGTCCGGCTGGGTGTCCGTCCGGCCCAAAGCGTTCGACGAGAAGGAGCGGCACAAATTCGCTTTCATCGTGGCCTGGAACGACATCGAGGGAAGGTTGGCCATAACCTGTCACAACCGGACCGTGCAGAAGCGGACCACCTACCTCGACCCGCTCCTCGACTGGAGCCCGGTCGCCGACGACGGGCAGCCCGGCGTGGCGTCAAAGCAAGACGGCGGTCGCCTGGCGAAAGTTCCGCCGAAGGGAAAAGTTGAGAGTTGGGATTTAGTGTCGTCCAAGGTGGCCGACGCGGAGCCCGCGGAGCCCGCGGAGGCGCCGCTCTCCCCGGCGGGGGACACGGAGCCAGGCGGCCGCCAGGACTTCAGCTGGGCCGGCCTCTTCTCGTTCCACGAGCTTCGGGCGGCTCACCTCCAGCTGTGCGCCGTCAACGCCGAGCTGGAGCCCTGCCTGCCGGCCTTCCCGGAAGAGCCGTCCGGCGTGTGGTCGTTGCTCTTCGGCGCCTCGGCCGCGCCGTCGGAGCGCGAGACGGAGGCGCTGTGCTACCAGCTGCAGGTGTACCTGGGCCACGCGCTGGACACCTGCGGCTGGAAAATCTTCTCGCGGGTGCTGTTCACCGACAGCGACGACACCGACGAGTACTACGAGAGTCTGAGCGAGCTGCGGAGGAAAGGCTACGACGACGGCCTGGACAGAGCCAAGAGGCGCCTGCAGGAG GTGCTGGACAAGCACCGGGGCCTGGACAGCATGGTGGAGCTGCTGCAGGTCTACGGCGAGGAGGACGAGGCGTACGGCCAGATGCTGGAGGCCGCCACGCAGCTCTACCACTACCTGCTGCAGCCTTTCAGGGACATGAGGGAGCTGGCTATGCTCAGACGCCAGCAGATTAag ATCGCGTTGGAGACGGAGCGCCTGGGCCCTCGCCGTGTGGACGGCCTGAGGAGGGAGGACGAGGAGAGGCAGAAGAAAGCGCATGCCGCCGTCCTCGCCATCCAGGACCTGACCGTCAAGTTTTTCGAAACCACCAACCGGGCGCAGAAAG CACTGTACGAGCGTATGCGCGCCGACCAGAGGCGACTGGGCAAGTCGGCGTGGGCAGCGGCAGTGGAGCGCATGGAGCGGCTGCAATACTCCGTCTCCAAAGAAACGCTGCAGCTGATGCGGGCCAAGGAAATCTCCCTCGAGCAGAGGAAGCACGGCCTTAAGGAGGAG ATGCGAAGCCTGCAGGGTGGCGAGGACGCCATGCTGCACCTGGACCAGCTGGAGGCGCTGTACTATGAACTTCAGCTGCAGCTGTACGACATCCAGGCCGAGGTGTTGCGCTGCGAAGAGCTGCTGCTCACCGCGCAACTGCAGAGTCTACGCAGACAGATCACAG AGAGGCAGGATGAGGTGGTGTACTACGATGCCTTCGAGAGCCCCGACGCCATGAAGGGGGCGGAGGACCCGGCCGGCCCCCCGCCTCTGCCGCCACTACGGGACGAGGAAGAACTGGGCGTCCTGCGGCAGAGGACTCGGCAGCTGGAAGCCCGCAGGGGACGCATCAACACCAAGAAAGTCTACCTCAAAAACAAGAAG GAAATTTGTGTCTCCAATCACAAGCAGAAGATTGCAGAGCGTCAGGGCGTCCTCACCTCATCCCTGCAG GTGCGGGAAacagaggaagaggaagcagaGCGAAATGCACGAGTGAGCCTGGAGAGGCAAAGAACTCTGGACCGACTTCGCAGCCTCAATCAG CGTTATCCGGGTCACGTGACCCTGAAGTCCAGTCGTCTCAGGCTGGTTCAGACGCGGCGGCGAACGGGTCAGCCTCCCTGCACACAGGCGGCCGGCGTCCAGACCGACTACGTCATCTCGGACATGCCGAAACTCTCAGTGCCTCCTCCGGGAGATGCCTACGAGTCCTTACCCGCCACCCAGCTGCACAACCTGGACTCGTCTTCGCCGTTCCTCTCCCTGCCGACGTCCGTTCTCACCCTGGAAGGAGCCCCTCCACCGCCGCCACCTCCTCTCCCCCCTCCTCCACCGCCCGTATCCGTTGAGCCACGCCTGGAGTTGCCGCGCGAGTCGGTGCCCGCCTCGCTCCCCCTGGCTCCGTTCTCGCCACGCTTCTTCGACAGCAGCCAGCTGTTGACGGCCAGGAAGAAGCTGAGGAAGACGTCGGCTGAGGACGCCACCCAGTGGAGGAGAG CGAGTTCCCCGATGGACGAGGTCCTGGCGTCCCTGAAGCGCGGCAGCTTCCACCTGCGCAAAGCCGAACTGCGCGTTCTGGGCCCCGACCCGGACGACGACGGCGAGAATATCCTGGCGCAGATTCGGCAGGGCGTGCGTCTCCGGCAGGTGCGCGCCCCGCCCGAGCGCCCGGGCCGCACCGACCGCTTCGCACACTCGGCCGACGCCCTGACGCGCAGCATCCACGAGGCCCTGCGCAGGATCAAGGAGGCGTCACCCGAGTCAGAGTCAGAGGACGAGGGCCTGCCCTGCGCCGACTGGGAGAACTAA
- the bhmt gene encoding betaine--homocysteine S-methyltransferase 1, producing the protein MAPAGTKKGILERLDAGEVVIGDGGFVFALEKRGYVKAGPWTPEAAAEYPDAVRQLHREFLRAGSNVMQTFTFYASDDKLENRGHTQHVTGQQINEAACDLARQVADEGDALVAGGVSQTPSYLSCKSQDDVKAIFRKQLDVFVSKNVDFLIAEYFEHVEEAEWAVQVLKSTGKPVAATLCIGPEGDLNGVSPGECAVRLVKAGADIVGVNCHFDPTACVRTVAMMKAGVEKAGLKAHYMSQPLAYHTPDCNRQGFIDLPEFPFSLEPRILTRWDMQKYAREAYAAGIRYIGGCCGFEPYHVRALAEELAPERGFLPAGSDKHGLWGGGLEMHTKPWCRARARRDYWEKLKPASGRPLCPSMSTPDGWGVTKGHVDLMQQKEATTKEQLQVLFNKADKGQ; encoded by the exons ATGGCACCAGCAGGGACAAAGAAG GGCATCCTGGAGCGGCTGGACGCCGGCGAGGTGGTCATCGGTGATGGCGGTTTCGTCTTCGCCCTGGAGAAGCGAGGATACGTCAAGGCGGGGCCGTGGACGCCCGAGGCCGCCGCCGAGTACCCCGACGCGG TGCGGCAGCTGCACAGGGAGTTCCTCAGGGCGGGATCCAACGTCATGCAGACTTTTACCTTCTACGCCAGCGACGACAAGCTGGAGAACAGGGGGCACACCCAGCACGTCACC GGGCAGCAAATCAACGAAGCGGCGTGCGACCTGGCGAGACAGGTGGCGGATGAGGGCGACGCCCTGGTGGCGGGCGGCGTGTCCCAGACGCCCTCGTACCTCAGCTGCAAGAGCCAGGACGACGTCAAGGCCATCTTCAGGAAGCAGTTGGACGTCTTTGTGAGCAAGAACGTGGACTTCTTGATCGCAGAG taCTTTGAGCACGTGGAGGAGGCAGAGTGGGCGGTGCAGGTCCTGAAAAGCACGGGCAAGCCAGTGGCGGCCACGCTGTGCATCGGACCCGAAGGCGACCTGAACGGGGTCAGCCCGGGAGAGTGCGCCGTCCGCCTCGTCAAAGCCG GTGCGGACATCGTGGGCGTTAACTGCCACTTTGACCCCACCGCCTGCGTGCGCACGGTAGCCATGATGAAGGCGGGCGTGGAGAAGGCCGGCCTGAAGGCGCACTACATGAGCCAGCCGCTCGCCTACCACACgcccgactgcaacagacaggGATTCATCGACCTGCCAGAGTTCCCCTTCA GTCTGGAGCCGAGGATCCTGACCCGCTGGGACATGCAGAAGTACGCCCGGGAAGCGTACGCCGCCGGCATCCGCTACATCGGCGGCTGCTGCGGCTTCGAGCCCTACCACGTGCGCGCCCTGGCCGAGGAGCTGGCGCCCGAGCGGGGCTTCCTGCCGGCGGGCTCCGACAAGCACGGCCTGTGGGGCGGCGGCCTGGAGATGCACACCAAGCCCTGGTGCAGAGCCAG GGCCCGCCGAGACTACTGGGAGAAGCTGAAGCCGGCGTCCGGCCGCCCCCTGTGTCCTTCCATGTCCACGCCAGACGGCTGGGGGGTCACCAAAGGTCACGTCGACCTCATGCAACAGAAGGAAGCCACCACCAAGGAGCAGCTCCAAGTTCTGTTCAACAAAGCCGACAAAGGCCAGTGA
- the dmgdh gene encoding dimethylglycine dehydrogenase, mitochondrial, whose protein sequence is MSARMLKLVKVHLRSRRRFGALPLLRPSRTFGCTVTRRHEQSDTSSVLGKRWKDTAETVVIGGGCVGTSVAYHLAKSGMKDVVLLEKTELTAGSTWHAAGLTTYYHPGINLKKVHYDSIKLYERLEAETGQAVGFHQPGSVRIASTHARVDEMRYQMTRTHWHETEQYMIGPEKVQELFPLLNIDKVLAGLYTPGDGHIDPYSLTMALAAGARMYGAQIYNPAPVTGLMPTADGKWDVQTPHGTIRANRIVNATGFWAREVGKLIGFEHPTIPVHHQYVVTATVPEVKALKKELAVIRDLEGSYYLRQERDGLLFGPYENMEKMVLQDSWVRDGVPPGFGKELFESDLDRIMEHVEIAMEMVPVLKKADIINIVSGPITYTPDLLPMVGPHQGVRNYWTAIGFGYGVIHAGGVGKFLSDWIRNGEPPYDLIECDPNRYGSWVDVPFLCAKARESYGFNNVVGYPKEERFAGRPTYRRSGVYDLLKDKASMGFHAGWEQPHWFYKPGDDTGYKPSFRRTNWFGPVGREFELVMENVGVIDLTPFGKFIVKGKDSLKLLDRLFANTMPKVGHTNISHMLTPTGRVFAEVTITQLAPGEFLLITGSGSELHDLRWIETEAAVGGHDVDIANVTEEMGVLGVAGPNSRKVLQKLTQEDMSHSGFKFLQCKSIQLAGVMLRAIRISYTGELGWELYIGQTDMAAVYRAIMEAGKDEGIDDFGTYAMASLRLEKGFRGWGAEMNCDTNPLEAGLDYFIKLNKPADFIGKAALQEIKAKGLKRKLSYIAVETHDIDPEGNETVWHDGKVVGNTTSGAYSYSGQHSLAFAYLPVELCSVGQKVEVELLGRKYPAVVIQEPLVLTEPTRTRLQNKAKTKA, encoded by the exons ATGTCTGCTCGCATGTTAAAGCTGGTCAAGGTGCACCTGCGCTCCAGGAGGCGTTTTGGCGCTCTTCCGCTCCTTCGGCCCTCGCGGACGTTCGGCTGCACGGTGACAAGACGACATGAGCAAAG TGACACGTCTTCCGTGTTGGGCAAGCGATGGAAGGACACTGCCGAGACGGTGGTCATCGGAGGGGGCTGCGTGGGCACGAGTGTGGCCTACCACCTGGCAAAAAGCGGCATGAAGGACGTGGTGCTGCTGGAGAAGACCGAACTGACCGCCGGTTCCACGTGGCACGCG GCCGGGCTGACCACCTATTACCATCCGGGCATCAACCTCAAGAAAGTCCACTATGACAGCATTAAACTGTACGAGCGGCTTGAAGCCGAGACCGGACAG GCGGTGGGCTTTCACCAGCCGGGCAGCGTCCGCATTGCATCAACGCATGCCCGTGTGGACGAGATGCGGTACCAGATGACTCGCACCCACTGGCACGAGACGGAGCAGTACATGATCGGGCCAGAGAAGGTCCAGGAGCTGTTCCCTCTTCTCAACATAGACAAG GTTTTGGCTGGTCTGTATACCCCAGGAGACGGCCACATTGATCCTTACTCTCTGACCATGGCTCTGGCGGCAGGTGCTCGCATGTACGGCGCCCAGATCTACAACCCCGCCCCGGTCACAGGCCTCATGCCCACAGCGGACGGCAAATGGGATGTGCAGACGCCTCACGGGACCATCCGGGCGAACCGTATTGTCAATGCCACAG GTTTCTGGGCCCGTGAGGTGGGAAAGTTAATTGGCTTTGAGCATCCGACTATCCCAGTGCACCATCAGTACGTGGTGACGGCAACCGTGCCGGAGGTAAAGGCCCTGAAGAAGGAGCTGGCCGTCATCCGAGACCTGGAGGGCTCTTACTACCTGCGCCAGGAAAGGGACGGCCTTCTTTTTGGGCCCTATGAAAATATGGAAAAGATGGTCCTGCAAGACTCTTGGGTTAGAGACGGCGTACCCCCAG GTTTTGGCAAGGAGCTGTTCGAGTCAGACCTGGACCGGATCATGGAGCATGTAGAAATTGCCATGGAGATGGTCCCTGTGCTAAAGAAAGCCGACATCATCAACATTGTGTCCGGTCCGATCACGTACACCCCCGACCTGCTGCCCATGGTCGGACCACATCAAGGAGTTCGCAACTACTGGACGGCCATCGGATTCGG GTACGGAGTGATCCACGCTGGTGGAGTCGGAAAATTCCTGAGCGACTGGATTAGAAATGGCGAGCCTCCGTACGATCTGATTGAGTGCGACCCCAACCGCTATGGGAGCTGGGTCGACGTGCCCTTCCTGTGCGCGAAAGCCAGAGAATCCTACGGCTTCAATAATGTGG TCGGCTACCCCAAAGAGGAGCGCTTTGCAGGCCGACCAACCTACCGGAGGAGCGGCGTTTACGATCTTCTCAAGGACAAGGCATCCATGGGCTTCCATGCCGGCTGGGAACAACCTCACTGGTTTTACAAACCAGGAGACGACACTGGATACAA ACCCAGTTTCAGGCGCACAAACTGGTTCGGACCTGTCGGCAGAGAGTTCGAGCTGGTGATGGAGAATGTGGGAGTCATAGACCTGACCCCTTTCGGCAAGTTCATCGTGAAAGGAAAGGACTCTCTCAAGTTGCTAGACCGCCTGTTTGCTAACACCATGCCTAAG GTGGGCCACACGAACATTAGCCACATGTTGACACCCACCGGGAGAGTTTTTGCTGAGGTTACCATCACCCAGTTGGCACCAGGAGAGTTTTTGCTCATCACCGGCTCGGGATCAGAGCTACATGACCTAAG gtGGATCGAGACAGAAGCGGCTGTCGGCGGCCATGACGTTGACATCGCCAACGTGACGGAAGAAATGGGCGTGCTGGGGGTCGCCGGGCCCAACTCTCGCAAGGTCCTTCAGAAGCTCACCCAAGAGGACATGAGCCATTCGGGCTTTAAATTTCTCCAGTGCAAGTCAATCCAGTTGGCCGGTGTTATGCTCCGAGCCATCAGGATCTCTTACACTG GCGAACTGGGATGGGAGCTGTACATCGGCCAGACGGACATGGCGGCGGTGTACCGGGCCATAATGGAAGCGGGAAAAGATGAAGGCATCGACGACTTCGGCACCTACGCCATGGCCTCCCTCCGGTTGGAGAAGGGCTTCAGAGGATGGGGAGCTGAG ATGAACTGTGACACCAACCCTCTGGAGGCGGGTTTAGATTACTTCATCAAACTTAACAAG CCCGCTGACTTCATCGGCAAGGCGGCACTTCAGGAGATAAAAGCCAAGGGCCTGAAGAGGAAGTTGTCCTACATTGCGGTGGAGACGCACGACATAGACCCTGAGGGCAATGAGACGGTGTGGCACGATGGCAAG GTGGTGGGCAACACGACGTCGGGGGCCTACAGCTACAGCGGCCAGCACAGCCTGGCATTCGCCTACCTGCCCGTGGAGCTGTGCTCGGTGGGGCAGAAGGTGGAGGTGGAGCTGCTGGGGAGGAAGTACCCGGCCGTGGTCATCCAGGAACCCTTGGTGCTCACCGAGCCCACGCGGACCCGCCTGCAGAACAAAGCCAAGACCAAAGCATAA